In Sebaldella termitidis ATCC 33386, one DNA window encodes the following:
- a CDS encoding DKNYY domain-containing protein, with the protein MIYIILSMLILFLLLVLLLKDSLNVKKYKNKKLYFILLILVFIFIFLYIYSHGKNYNKSGYEKKSEIVYFDGIKIKNSDMKTFEKLDNIDYYAKDKNTAYYKGKEIENADTASFEILGYEYARDKKSVYYKGKTAESIDVYTVKYIETVYVKDRKLVFYNGKIINEADTGTFEVLDPIYFSKDKNSVFFMGKKIKNADSGSFEVCGSNLTYESNGRQKCRPGTARDKNFIYIVRKAKYAPFRHLSKRKINSIFKDF; encoded by the coding sequence ATGATTTATATTATTTTATCTATGTTAATATTGTTTTTATTGCTGGTACTTCTATTAAAAGATTCACTGAATGTGAAAAAATATAAAAATAAAAAGCTGTATTTTATATTGCTGATTTTAGTATTCATATTTATATTTCTGTATATTTACAGTCATGGGAAAAATTATAATAAAAGCGGCTACGAGAAAAAATCAGAAATAGTATATTTTGACGGGATAAAAATAAAAAACAGTGATATGAAAACATTTGAGAAGCTTGATAACATAGATTATTATGCCAAAGATAAAAACACAGCATATTACAAAGGAAAAGAAATAGAAAATGCAGATACTGCATCATTTGAAATACTGGGCTATGAGTATGCCAGAGATAAAAAATCAGTGTACTACAAAGGAAAAACAGCAGAAAGCATTGATGTATATACGGTAAAATATATTGAAACAGTATATGTAAAAGACAGGAAATTAGTATTTTATAACGGGAAAATAATTAATGAAGCAGATACAGGTACCTTTGAGGTATTAGATCCGATATATTTTTCAAAAGATAAAAATTCTGTATTTTTTATGGGGAAAAAAATAAAAAATGCAGATTCGGGCAGCTTTGAAGTATGCGGTTCTAATTTGACTTATGAAAGTAACGGAAGGCAGAAATGCAGACCCGGAACTGCAAGAGATAAAAACTTCATTTATATAGTAAGAAAAGCTAAATATGCGCCTTTTCGCCATTTGAGCAAAAGAAAAATCAACAGCATATTTAAAGATTTTTAG
- a CDS encoding N-acetylmuramoyl-L-alanine amidase family protein, whose amino-acid sequence MKILLDIGHGGSKKSTGGKVIRDFGAVSQSYKTDEFHWNENFVKNYLIPEFQRNNLEYEIVLRKTGTEELVSDLNKASKTGDIILSFHLNSDIKASGTEVLYWETSVNGKKLAGLLQKKLTEVLKLPDRGIKGRRKPLNSKDALNQRGWTMFKNTKIPFVMMESFFITNNKDMETGNKNIAAMAKAVTEAVLEFREGRK is encoded by the coding sequence ATGAAAATATTGTTGGATATAGGGCACGGAGGAAGCAAAAAATCAACAGGGGGAAAAGTAATAAGAGATTTCGGAGCTGTCAGCCAAAGCTATAAAACAGATGAGTTTCACTGGAATGAAAATTTTGTGAAAAACTATCTGATACCGGAATTTCAGAGGAATAATCTGGAATATGAAATTGTTCTGAGAAAAACCGGAACTGAAGAATTAGTCAGTGATTTGAACAAAGCATCAAAAACAGGGGATATAATTTTATCCTTTCACCTGAACAGCGACATAAAAGCTTCCGGAACTGAAGTACTTTACTGGGAAACAAGTGTAAACGGAAAAAAGCTTGCGGGATTGCTGCAGAAGAAGCTTACAGAAGTGCTGAAACTGCCTGACAGGGGAATAAAAGGAAGAAGAAAGCCGCTTAACAGCAAGGATGCTTTGAATCAGAGAGGATGGACAATGTTTAAGAATACAAAAATCCCTTTTGTAATGATGGAAAGCTTTTTTATCACTAATAATAAAGATATGGAAACAGGAAACAAAAATATTGCAGCAATGGCAAAAGCAGTAACAGAAGCAGTTTTGGAATTCCGGGAGGGGAGAAAATGA
- a CDS encoding GNAT family N-acetyltransferase yields MRKYFLLTERLGFSHWKKDDAELAYSLWGNKNVTKYLSASGTFTAGEVTERLKLEIDNEKIYGIQYWPVFELETGGFAGCCGLRPYKSSEKIYEIGFHLIPEYWGKGYGKEAAEAMIKYAFEELGAEKLFAGHNPDNTASARLLTKLGFIYTDDEYYKPTGLYHPSYIYEKINYNKVKGEAE; encoded by the coding sequence ATGAGAAAATATTTTCTTTTGACTGAACGTCTGGGATTTTCTCACTGGAAAAAGGATGATGCAGAGCTGGCTTATTCCTTATGGGGAAACAAAAATGTTACAAAATATCTGTCTGCATCCGGGACTTTTACCGCAGGGGAGGTTACAGAAAGACTAAAACTGGAGATAGATAATGAAAAAATATACGGTATACAGTACTGGCCTGTTTTTGAACTGGAGACCGGCGGGTTTGCAGGCTGCTGCGGGCTGCGTCCGTATAAAAGCAGCGAAAAGATTTATGAAATAGGGTTTCACTTAATACCCGAATACTGGGGAAAAGGATATGGGAAAGAAGCAGCAGAAGCTATGATTAAGTATGCTTTTGAAGAGCTGGGAGCCGAAAAGCTTTTTGCCGGTCATAATCCTGATAATACAGCCTCGGCAAGGCTTTTGACAAAACTGGGCTTCATTTATACCGATGATGAATATTACAAACCCACGGGACTGTATCACCCTTCATATATTTATGAAAAAATTAATTATAACAAGGTAAAAGGAGAAGCAGAATGA
- a CDS encoding N-glycosylase/DNA lyase, giving the protein MKVNKELNSEIKRIHKEIGSDIDKRLDEFKEVWEKGSEEDIFAEVAFCVLTPQSKARNAWKAIGILRENGLLFNGEAEEIAEYLNIVRFKNNKAKYLVELRNLMTRDGKLLPKTILSEKGDVFQTRKWIFDNIKGMGMKEANHLLRNLGFGRDIAILDRHILRNIAALGVIEEIPKSITEKNYYEIESKMREYSKISKITMDKLDLILWYKEAGEIFK; this is encoded by the coding sequence ATGAAGGTAAATAAAGAACTGAACAGTGAAATAAAAAGGATACACAAGGAAATAGGAAGCGACATAGACAAAAGACTGGATGAGTTTAAGGAGGTTTGGGAAAAGGGAAGTGAAGAGGACATTTTTGCAGAGGTAGCATTCTGTGTTCTGACTCCGCAGTCTAAAGCCAGAAATGCCTGGAAAGCAATAGGCATACTCAGGGAAAACGGACTGCTGTTTAACGGTGAGGCAGAAGAAATAGCAGAATATCTTAACATTGTAAGATTCAAGAATAATAAGGCAAAGTATTTAGTAGAGCTGAGAAATCTTATGACAAGAGACGGAAAGCTTTTGCCGAAGACGATTCTCAGTGAAAAGGGTGATGTTTTCCAGACAAGAAAATGGATTTTTGATAATATCAAAGGAATGGGAATGAAAGAAGCAAACCATCTTTTGAGAAATCTGGGATTCGGGCGTGACATAGCTATTCTGGACAGACATATACTCCGTAATATAGCTGCTCTCGGGGTAATAGAAGAAATACCCAAATCTATTACAGAAAAAAATTACTATGAAATCGAGAGTAAAATGAGAGAATATTCCAAAATATCAAAAATAACAATGGATAAATTAGACCTGATTCTCTGGTATAAAGAGGCAGGAGAGATATTTAAGTAA
- the trxA gene encoding thioredoxin, which yields MSKVFHYNGEDFKGEVVSTKGITLVDFFATWCGPCQMLGPVLDDLSEEVDYKVVKVDVDQSRDLAAEYGVRSVPTMFIFKDGEVAEQMIGFLTKDEIKDKINSHL from the coding sequence ATGAGCAAAGTTTTTCATTATAACGGTGAGGATTTTAAAGGAGAAGTAGTAAGTACAAAAGGAATAACTCTTGTAGATTTTTTTGCTACATGGTGCGGGCCTTGTCAGATGCTTGGGCCAGTATTGGATGATTTATCAGAAGAGGTTGATTATAAAGTAGTAAAAGTAGATGTGGATCAGTCGAGAGACCTTGCAGCAGAATATGGTGTAAGAAGCGTGCCGACTATGTTCATTTTTAAAGACGGAGAAGTTGCAGAGCAAATGATCGGTTTTTTAACAAAGGATGAAATAAAAGATAAGATAAACAGTCATTTATAG
- a CDS encoding BMP family lipoprotein, whose protein sequence is MKKILLVLTLSLLFLVSCGKKTEEAPADGTAETKTETAAPASDMKVAIVYSTGGLGDDSFNDAAKRGLEEAKAKLGITYDEYEPKDPSAEAENQLRTYAESGQYSLIIATGFSMKDALLIVAKEFPDQKFAIIDERIEGQPNVASLSFKEHEGSFLAGALAAMMSKSDVIGYVGGAESPLIQKFEVGYVQGAKYVKPDIKVIVVYVGGTNAFNDPTSAKARTEAIISQGADVIYHAAGASGKGVFQAAKEKGVYAIGVDSNQDGLAEGIILTSMLKRVDTAVFNIINETKDDKFEGKIYEYGMKEGGVGLTDFKFTREKIGEENIKKLEEIQKKIADGEIEIKSTR, encoded by the coding sequence ATGAAAAAAATCTTATTAGTTTTAACACTGTCGTTATTATTTCTGGTATCTTGCGGAAAGAAGACAGAAGAGGCGCCGGCAGACGGTACCGCAGAAACTAAAACAGAAACAGCTGCACCGGCAAGCGATATGAAGGTAGCAATTGTATATTCTACAGGAGGACTCGGGGACGATTCATTTAATGATGCGGCTAAAAGAGGACTGGAAGAAGCTAAGGCAAAGCTTGGTATAACATATGACGAATATGAGCCGAAAGATCCTAGTGCCGAAGCTGAAAACCAGCTAAGAACTTATGCTGAAAGCGGTCAGTACAGCCTGATCATAGCAACAGGTTTCAGTATGAAAGACGCATTATTAATTGTAGCTAAAGAATTCCCTGATCAAAAATTTGCAATAATTGACGAGAGAATAGAAGGACAGCCAAATGTAGCATCACTTAGTTTCAAAGAACACGAAGGATCATTCCTTGCGGGTGCTTTGGCAGCTATGATGTCTAAATCAGATGTAATCGGTTATGTAGGTGGAGCAGAATCACCTCTTATCCAGAAATTCGAAGTTGGTTATGTACAAGGTGCTAAGTATGTAAAGCCTGATATAAAAGTAATTGTAGTTTATGTAGGCGGAACAAATGCATTTAATGACCCTACTTCTGCTAAAGCAAGAACAGAAGCTATAATTTCTCAGGGAGCAGATGTAATTTATCATGCTGCGGGAGCAAGCGGAAAAGGAGTATTCCAGGCTGCTAAAGAAAAAGGAGTTTATGCTATAGGTGTTGACTCTAATCAGGACGGACTTGCAGAAGGTATAATTCTTACTTCTATGTTAAAAAGAGTGGATACAGCAGTTTTTAACATAATAAATGAAACTAAAGATGATAAATTTGAAGGAAAAATCTATGAATACGGTATGAAAGAAGGCGGTGTCGGATTAACAGATTTCAAATTTACGAGAGAAAAAATTGGTGAAGAAAACATCAAGAAACTGGAAGAGATTCAAAAGAAAATAGCTGATGGCGAAATAGAGATAAAATCAACAAGATAA
- a CDS encoding alpha/beta hydrolase translates to MKLAVGMLMLLLSFMLMPFNIQVERIPSTVMNKSFNATVITPKTYGKTSKKYSVVYVLHGWLNDYDSMSYHTEIGRLSDEYDFIIVMPDGNLNKWYFDSRINSEFRFGTYVGREVPEYIDKKYRTIKKRSARAVTGYSMGGFGAFNAVFNYPETFGNVGSMSGAVEISGFENKWNLRKVFGNYEENKDLWESAAVKNNLNKFGNKKFNIVISCGDEDFFIDINRELHEKMLEAGIKHTYIERPGRHDWDYWREEIKFQLLFFSNYLK, encoded by the coding sequence ATGAAGCTCGCAGTAGGAATGTTAATGCTTTTACTTTCGTTTATGCTGATGCCTTTTAATATTCAGGTAGAAAGAATACCAAGTACTGTTATGAATAAGTCTTTTAATGCAACGGTAATTACACCGAAAACTTATGGGAAAACAAGTAAGAAGTATTCCGTTGTTTACGTTCTTCACGGCTGGCTGAATGATTATGACAGTATGAGTTATCATACTGAAATTGGCAGGCTTAGTGATGAATACGATTTTATCATAGTAATGCCCGACGGAAATCTGAATAAATGGTACTTTGACAGCAGAATAAATTCGGAATTCAGATTTGGGACATATGTAGGCAGGGAAGTTCCTGAATATATAGATAAGAAATACAGAACAATAAAAAAACGGAGTGCAAGGGCAGTAACAGGATATAGTATGGGCGGCTTCGGAGCCTTTAATGCTGTGTTTAATTACCCGGAGACTTTCGGAAATGTGGGCAGCATGAGTGGAGCAGTGGAAATATCCGGTTTTGAGAATAAATGGAATCTGAGAAAAGTTTTTGGAAATTATGAAGAAAATAAAGATTTATGGGAAAGTGCAGCAGTGAAAAATAATCTTAATAAGTTTGGAAATAAAAAATTTAATATAGTAATAAGCTGCGGTGATGAGGATTTTTTCATTGATATAAACAGGGAGCTTCATGAAAAAATGCTTGAAGCAGGAATAAAACACACGTATATTGAAAGACCGGGAAGGCATGACTGGGATTATTGGAGAGAAGAAATAAAATTTCAGCTTTTATTCTTCTCAAATTATTTAAAATAA
- a CDS encoding BMP family lipoprotein, whose product MKKALFILTMMMLFLISCGSKSTDGAGAAAAENTAKDESLKVGVVYSTGGLGDNSYNDATKRGLEKAKAELGITYDEYEPKDPNTEAENKLREYAESGDYALIVATGFTMKDALVNVATEFPEQKFVIIDETIEGMPNVASLTFKEHEGSFLAGALAAMMTKSNVVGYVGGAEAPVIQKFEIGFEQGAKYVKPDIKFLPVYIGGTNAFNDPASAKVKAGALIDQGADVIYHASGASGSGVFQAAKDKGIYAIGVDSNQDALVKGTILTSMIKKVDTAVFNSVKEVADGKFEGKVYQYGLKEDGLGITDCEFTKEIIGQENLDKLDEIKGKIVAGEIVVSPTR is encoded by the coding sequence ATGAAAAAGGCACTATTCATTTTAACAATGATGATGTTATTTTTAATATCATGCGGATCAAAAAGTACTGATGGAGCAGGCGCTGCAGCTGCAGAAAATACTGCCAAGGATGAAAGTTTGAAAGTAGGAGTAGTTTATTCTACGGGAGGATTAGGGGATAACTCGTATAATGATGCTACAAAAAGAGGTTTGGAAAAAGCAAAAGCCGAGCTTGGTATAACATATGACGAATATGAACCAAAAGATCCTAATACAGAAGCAGAAAATAAACTCAGAGAATATGCAGAATCAGGAGATTATGCTTTAATAGTGGCTACAGGATTTACTATGAAAGATGCTTTAGTGAATGTGGCAACAGAATTTCCGGAACAAAAATTTGTTATTATAGATGAAACAATAGAGGGAATGCCTAATGTTGCATCACTTACATTCAAAGAACACGAAGGATCTTTTTTAGCAGGTGCTTTGGCAGCAATGATGACTAAGTCAAATGTAGTAGGTTATGTAGGAGGAGCAGAGGCTCCGGTTATTCAGAAATTTGAAATCGGGTTTGAACAGGGAGCAAAATATGTAAAGCCTGATATTAAATTTTTACCTGTATACATAGGCGGAACAAATGCATTTAATGACCCTGCATCAGCAAAGGTGAAAGCTGGAGCTCTTATAGATCAGGGAGCAGATGTAATATATCATGCATCGGGAGCAAGCGGAAGCGGAGTATTTCAGGCTGCTAAAGATAAAGGGATTTATGCAATAGGCGTGGATTCTAATCAGGATGCACTGGTAAAAGGAACTATACTTACATCAATGATCAAAAAAGTGGATACAGCAGTATTTAATTCAGTAAAAGAAGTAGCAGACGGTAAGTTTGAAGGAAAAGTATATCAGTACGGGCTGAAAGAAGATGGTCTGGGAATTACAGACTGTGAATTTACAAAAGAAATCATAGGTCAGGAAAATCTGGATAAATTAGATGAAATAAAAGGAAAAATAGTAGCTGGTGAGATAGTAGTTTCTCCTACCAGATAA
- a CDS encoding YjjI family glycine radical enzyme → MGALDIIKNKTLTYEQIVMNLAKEGENSLNVLNISEKAQKYRDEGIICDLFEGNAPFRPRYIVPDYEKFMKNGSKFLGIEPAKDIWEATHNLLMLYKHVPSITTMPVYLGNLDYMLEPYIKDEEEAYRAIKLFLKHIDTTITDSFCHSNIGPKETKAAFIILRVMEELQLPTPNLTLKYSEETSDKLALAAVEAALVTAKPSFANHKVYSENFKGDYGIVSCYNGLKVGGGAYTLVRVKLGELSKKADSVEQFMDEVLPDLADAMLGYIDERVRFIVEETPFFESNFLAKEGLIERDKFTGLFGVVGLAECVNNLLKAENQEERFGYSDKANQLGMQIVQKLDEKVKGHKNKYCPFTDGNHLLHAQVGIDTDTSDSPGCRIPVGEEPEIWDHLTQSAPFHKYFPSGIGDIFTFDDTYKKNPQAILDIIRGAFNSTDLRFISVYSSDSDVVRVTGYLVKKSEIAKLEKGEAVLADTTVLGMGARDNAKAFDRKLRH, encoded by the coding sequence ATGGGTGCATTAGACATTATTAAAAACAAAACATTAACATATGAGCAGATAGTAATGAATCTTGCAAAAGAGGGCGAAAACAGTCTAAACGTTTTGAATATCAGTGAAAAAGCACAAAAATACAGAGATGAAGGAATAATATGCGACTTATTTGAAGGGAATGCACCTTTCAGGCCTAGATATATAGTGCCTGATTATGAGAAGTTTATGAAAAACGGTTCCAAATTTCTGGGAATAGAGCCGGCAAAAGATATTTGGGAAGCAACACATAATTTATTAATGCTTTATAAACATGTTCCATCAATTACGACAATGCCGGTATATCTCGGTAATCTGGATTATATGCTGGAGCCGTATATAAAAGACGAGGAAGAAGCGTACAGAGCAATAAAATTATTTTTAAAGCACATTGATACTACAATAACAGATTCATTCTGTCATTCAAATATAGGGCCTAAGGAAACAAAGGCAGCATTTATTATACTAAGAGTAATGGAAGAGTTACAGCTTCCTACACCGAATCTTACACTGAAATACAGTGAAGAAACAAGTGACAAGCTTGCTCTTGCAGCTGTGGAAGCAGCACTGGTTACAGCAAAGCCAAGCTTTGCAAACCATAAAGTATACAGTGAGAACTTTAAGGGAGATTATGGAATAGTAAGCTGCTATAACGGACTGAAAGTAGGCGGAGGAGCTTATACGCTGGTAAGGGTCAAGCTTGGGGAATTATCTAAAAAAGCTGACAGTGTAGAGCAGTTTATGGATGAAGTGCTTCCAGATCTTGCGGATGCAATGCTGGGCTATATAGATGAAAGAGTAAGATTTATCGTAGAGGAAACTCCGTTCTTTGAATCAAATTTTCTTGCTAAGGAAGGTTTGATAGAAAGAGATAAATTTACAGGTTTATTTGGTGTAGTAGGTCTTGCTGAATGTGTAAATAATCTTCTGAAAGCTGAAAACCAGGAAGAAAGATTCGGATATTCAGATAAGGCAAATCAGCTGGGTATGCAGATTGTACAGAAGTTAGATGAAAAAGTAAAAGGGCATAAAAATAAATACTGTCCTTTCACTGACGGAAACCATCTGCTTCATGCACAGGTAGGAATAGATACAGATACGTCTGATTCACCGGGATGCAGAATTCCTGTCGGCGAAGAGCCTGAAATATGGGATCATCTTACACAGAGTGCACCTTTCCATAAATATTTTCCAAGCGGAATAGGTGATATCTTTACATTTGATGACACATATAAGAAAAATCCACAGGCAATACTGGATATAATAAGAGGAGCTTTTAATTCCACAGATTTGAGATTCATATCTGTATACAGTAGTGACAGTGATGTAGTAAGAGTTACAGGCTATTTGGTGAAAAAATCAGAAATAGCAAAGCTGGAAAAAGGAGAAGCTGTTCTTGCTGATACTACAGTTTTGGGTATGGGTGCAAGAGATAATGCAAAGGCTTTTGACAGAAAATTAAGACATTAA
- a CDS encoding YjjW family glycine radical enzyme activase — protein MYAVVNNIIKFSNVDGPGNRMAVFFQGCNFRCIYCHNPETIHLCNNCGECVKVCPVGALTREDGIVKWDKKICVDCDECIKTCRFFSSPKTEKYTVADLLKETEKVKIFIQGVTVSGGEATLNAHFITEFFKEVKKMNLSVFVDTNGGIDLSLEEYKEFVEVTDKFMLDIKAWDSTEHKELTGADNEIVLKNLRFLLEKNKMYEVRTVVNSMINAKETIMKTAEILKDYPDVRYKIIAYRHFGVKEEFKEKFHPLPNIKDLEKLKSEAEKIMKNEIILL, from the coding sequence ATGTATGCTGTGGTGAATAATATAATAAAATTTTCAAATGTAGACGGTCCGGGTAACAGAATGGCAGTATTTTTTCAAGGATGTAATTTTAGATGTATATACTGTCATAATCCTGAAACAATACATCTCTGCAATAACTGCGGTGAATGTGTGAAGGTATGTCCTGTCGGGGCTTTGACAAGGGAGGACGGTATTGTTAAATGGGATAAGAAGATCTGTGTAGACTGTGATGAATGCATAAAAACATGCAGATTTTTTTCCAGTCCGAAAACTGAAAAATATACTGTGGCAGACTTATTAAAAGAAACGGAAAAAGTAAAAATATTTATTCAGGGTGTTACTGTAAGCGGCGGAGAGGCCACGCTGAATGCACATTTTATAACTGAATTTTTTAAAGAAGTAAAAAAGATGAATCTGAGTGTTTTTGTTGATACTAACGGAGGCATAGATCTTAGTCTTGAGGAATATAAAGAGTTTGTAGAAGTAACAGATAAATTTATGCTGGATATAAAAGCATGGGATTCTACCGAGCATAAAGAGCTGACAGGTGCAGATAATGAAATTGTTCTGAAAAATTTAAGATTTTTACTAGAAAAAAATAAAATGTATGAAGTAAGAACAGTGGTTAATTCAATGATAAATGCCAAAGAAACAATAATGAAAACTGCAGAAATATTAAAGGATTATCCTGATGTGAGATATAAGATAATTGCTTACAGACATTTTGGGGTAAAAGAAGAATTTAAGGAAAAATTTCATCCGCTTCCAAATATCAAGGATCTGGAAAAGTTAAAGTCAGAAGCAGAGAAAATAATGAAAAATGAAATAATTTTATTATGA